A stretch of Methanosphaerula palustris E1-9c DNA encodes these proteins:
- a CDS encoding elongation factor EF-2, giving the protein MARGKKMVDRVSELMSQPKFIRNIGIVAHIDHGKTTLSDNLLSGAGMISEELAGRQLFMDSDAEEQARGITIDASNVSMVHEYEGQEYLINMIDTPGHVDFGGDVTRAMRAVDGAVVVVDAVEGTMPQTETVLRQALKEQVVPVLFINKVDRLINELKVDEMEMQVRLAKVIDKVNKLIKGMNEDMYNNGWKLDAAKGTVAFGSALYNWAVSAPFMQKSGVSFKDVYNKCREGDMKSLAKSSPLHAVLLDMVVKHLPDPFDAQKRRINVIWHGDKESVEGKSMLTADPNGPIAMMVTDISFDPHAGEVATGRLFSGTLRRGTELYIIGSAMKANRVQQVGIFMGPTRVEVEELPAGNIAAVTGLKDAIVGSTVTNLREMVPFEALTHYSEPVMTVAVEAKNMKDLPKLVEVLRQVAKEDPTLVITINEETGEHLISGMGELHLEIITGRIKRDKGVEIVTSEPIVVYRETATRKAGPIEGKSPNRHNRFYVELEPLDQVIVDLIRNGEVSMNQTWIERRDILVANGWEKDEAKNIKDISTTNIFIDMTKGVQYLNETMELILEGLHEALQGGPLADEPVQNMKIRLVDVKLHEDAIHRGPAQVIPAVRSAVKAGILYAGDSLLEPIQKISITVPTDQMGNATSQIQGRRGSVLDITSEGDTITVVGRVPVAELFGFSGDIRSATEGRAMWNTEFAGFEIVPNSLVKDVVIAIRKRKGLKEQMPRPEDYLA; this is encoded by the coding sequence ATGGCACGCGGCAAAAAGATGGTAGACCGAGTTAGCGAACTGATGAGCCAGCCAAAGTTCATCCGTAACATCGGGATTGTAGCACATATCGACCATGGAAAGACGACCCTCTCCGACAACCTGCTCTCTGGGGCAGGGATGATCAGCGAGGAACTCGCCGGCAGACAGCTCTTCATGGACTCCGACGCGGAGGAACAGGCACGTGGGATCACCATCGATGCCAGCAACGTCTCGATGGTCCACGAGTATGAAGGTCAGGAGTACCTGATCAACATGATCGATACCCCCGGCCACGTGGACTTCGGCGGGGACGTGACCCGTGCGATGCGAGCTGTCGATGGGGCAGTCGTCGTCGTCGACGCGGTCGAGGGGACGATGCCCCAGACCGAGACGGTGCTGCGACAGGCCCTCAAAGAACAGGTCGTACCAGTGCTCTTCATCAACAAAGTCGACCGGCTGATCAACGAGCTGAAGGTCGATGAGATGGAGATGCAGGTCCGTCTCGCCAAGGTGATCGATAAGGTCAACAAGTTGATCAAGGGCATGAACGAGGACATGTACAACAACGGTTGGAAGCTCGACGCGGCAAAAGGGACCGTCGCCTTCGGTTCAGCCCTCTACAACTGGGCAGTCTCTGCTCCGTTCATGCAGAAGAGCGGTGTCTCCTTCAAGGATGTCTACAACAAGTGTCGCGAAGGCGACATGAAGTCACTCGCCAAGAGCTCACCCCTCCATGCAGTGCTGCTCGACATGGTCGTCAAACACCTGCCGGACCCATTCGACGCACAGAAGCGGCGTATCAACGTGATCTGGCACGGGGACAAGGAGTCAGTAGAAGGCAAGTCGATGCTCACTGCCGATCCGAATGGTCCGATCGCCATGATGGTCACCGATATCTCGTTCGATCCGCATGCAGGGGAGGTCGCCACCGGCCGTCTCTTCAGCGGTACCCTCAGACGAGGCACTGAACTGTACATCATCGGCTCTGCCATGAAGGCGAACAGAGTCCAGCAGGTCGGGATCTTTATGGGACCAACCAGGGTCGAGGTCGAGGAACTCCCAGCAGGGAACATCGCTGCAGTGACTGGTCTTAAGGATGCCATCGTCGGTTCGACCGTCACCAACCTGCGTGAGATGGTTCCATTCGAGGCTCTGACGCACTACAGTGAACCAGTCATGACCGTCGCGGTCGAGGCCAAGAACATGAAAGACCTGCCAAAGCTGGTCGAAGTGCTCAGGCAGGTCGCCAAGGAGGATCCAACCCTGGTCATCACGATCAATGAGGAGACCGGCGAGCACCTGATCAGCGGTATGGGCGAGCTCCACCTGGAGATCATCACCGGCCGTATCAAGCGCGACAAGGGTGTCGAGATCGTCACCTCCGAGCCGATCGTCGTCTACCGTGAGACGGCCACCAGGAAGGCCGGCCCTATCGAAGGAAAGTCCCCGAACAGGCACAACCGGTTCTATGTGGAACTCGAACCTCTAGACCAGGTCATTGTGGATCTGATCCGGAACGGCGAGGTCTCGATGAACCAGACCTGGATCGAACGGCGTGATATTCTGGTTGCCAACGGTTGGGAGAAGGACGAGGCCAAGAACATCAAGGACATCTCGACGACCAACATCTTCATCGACATGACAAAGGGTGTCCAGTACCTGAACGAGACGATGGAACTGATTCTCGAAGGTCTGCACGAAGCACTCCAGGGCGGGCCACTGGCAGACGAACCGGTCCAGAATATGAAGATCCGACTGGTCGATGTCAAACTGCACGAGGACGCGATCCACCGTGGTCCGGCCCAGGTGATCCCTGCGGTGCGGAGTGCGGTCAAGGCCGGTATACTCTATGCAGGCGACTCGCTCCTTGAGCCGATCCAGAAGATCTCGATCACCGTCCCAACCGATCAGATGGGGAACGCAACATCACAGATCCAGGGCCGGCGCGGCTCGGTGCTCGACATCACCAGCGAAGGGGATACAATCACCGTCGTCGGCAGAGTTCCGGTCGCCGAACTCTTCGGGTTCTCAGGAGATATCCGCTCAGCCACAGAAGGGCGTGCGATGTGGAACACCGAGTTCGCAGGATTTGAGATCGTTCCGAATAGCCTCGTCAAGGATGTTGTTATCGCTATCCGGAAGCGGAAGGGCCTTAAGGAACAGATGCCCAGACCAGAAGATTATCTGGCATAA
- a CDS encoding 30S ribosomal protein S12, translating into MGQGKFAARKLKRDSMKFRWSDVNYARRLLQLDIKSDPLEGAPQARGIVLEKVGVEAKQPNSAIRKCVRVQLIKNGRQITAFAAGDGAINFIDEHDEVEVEGIGGRLGRSMGDIPGVRFVVTSVNNVCLHEMVIGRKEKPRR; encoded by the coding sequence ATGGGACAGGGTAAATTTGCCGCCAGAAAACTGAAGCGCGACTCAATGAAATTCAGGTGGAGCGACGTGAACTATGCACGCAGGCTCCTCCAGCTCGATATTAAATCCGATCCCCTCGAGGGAGCACCGCAGGCACGGGGCATCGTACTTGAGAAGGTCGGTGTCGAGGCCAAGCAGCCGAACTCTGCGATCAGAAAGTGCGTTCGTGTACAGCTGATCAAGAACGGCCGCCAGATTACCGCGTTTGCAGCAGGCGACGGCGCCATCAACTTCATCGATGAACACGACGAGGTCGAGGTCGAAGGGATCGGTGGAAGACTGGGCCGTTCGATGGGTGATATCCCAGGGGTCAGATTCGTTGTGACCAGCGTGAACAATGTCTGCCTCCACGAGATGGTGATCGGCAGGAAAGAGAAGCCGAGACGGTGA
- a CDS encoding 30S ribosomal protein S7, giving the protein MEEIENVTTETETTPTPSRKLLFNQWDLAEVQITDPSLVRYVNLHSMIVPHSCGKLAGTDFNKSNMLIVERLINRLMQTEQNTGKKQLAIRIVRDAFGIIAKKTKKNPAQVLVDAVANSGPREETVRLKYGGINVPKAVDTAPQRRVDGSLKFITEAVYKASRKTKKSVSSALADELMSAARGDAKAYSVAKKEERERIAKSAR; this is encoded by the coding sequence ATGGAAGAAATCGAGAACGTAACCACAGAGACAGAAACGACCCCCACCCCGAGCAGAAAACTGCTCTTCAATCAGTGGGACCTTGCCGAAGTGCAGATCACCGACCCTTCCCTTGTGCGGTATGTGAACCTGCACTCCATGATTGTGCCCCATTCATGTGGCAAACTTGCAGGGACTGACTTCAACAAGAGCAATATGCTGATCGTCGAGCGGCTGATCAACCGGCTGATGCAGACCGAACAGAACACCGGCAAGAAGCAGCTGGCCATCAGGATCGTCAGGGACGCCTTTGGGATCATCGCCAAGAAGACCAAGAAGAACCCTGCACAGGTGCTCGTCGACGCGGTCGCAAACAGCGGTCCCCGTGAAGAGACGGTCAGGCTGAAGTACGGTGGCATCAACGTGCCCAAGGCAGTCGACACCGCCCCCCAGCGCAGGGTTGACGGCTCGCTGAAGTTCATCACCGAAGCGGTCTACAAGGCATCCCGTAAGACAAAGAAGAGTGTCTCATCTGCACTTGCAGATGAACTGATGTCAGCGGCACGCGGTGACGCGAAGGCCTATTCAGTGGCAAAGAAAGAAGAACGCGAACGGATTGCAAAATCCGCACGATAA